A genomic window from Luteolibacter sp. LG18 includes:
- a CDS encoding thiamine-phosphate kinase yields the protein MKKTLQDLGEDALIDRLVRLVPRDPDALAGPGDDCAVIDTGTPRVLQLLKTDAMVEGVHFLPDAPPRKIGWKAAARVLSDFAAMGGTPDRFLVTIALPPAWPVERIEGIYRGFGECLARHGGFLAGGETTRVPAGSAAVISIAATGKVAPGHLITRSGGRPGDLVLVTGKLGGSIGGKHLSFTPRLAEAAWLVRHLKPTAMMDLSDGVAKDLPRLAKASGLGFTLDRTAVPRTKGCSVEQALGDGEDFELLLTLPARKWTARAAAAWKEAFPKLTLTVIGRLVEGQGEALAGGWDHFGAAKGTPRP from the coding sequence GTGAAAAAGACGCTCCAAGACCTCGGCGAGGACGCCCTGATCGACCGGCTGGTGCGACTGGTGCCACGCGACCCCGATGCCCTTGCCGGACCGGGCGATGATTGCGCCGTGATCGACACCGGCACTCCCCGCGTGCTCCAGCTTCTGAAAACCGACGCCATGGTGGAAGGGGTGCATTTCCTGCCGGACGCCCCGCCGCGCAAGATCGGCTGGAAGGCCGCCGCGCGGGTGCTCTCCGACTTCGCCGCGATGGGCGGGACCCCCGACCGCTTTCTGGTCACCATCGCGCTGCCCCCGGCCTGGCCGGTGGAGCGGATCGAGGGGATCTACCGCGGTTTCGGTGAATGCCTGGCCCGCCACGGCGGATTCCTGGCGGGCGGGGAAACAACGCGGGTGCCCGCGGGCTCCGCCGCCGTGATCTCGATCGCCGCCACCGGCAAGGTGGCACCGGGGCACCTCATCACCCGCTCAGGCGGTCGACCCGGAGACCTGGTGCTGGTAACCGGCAAGCTGGGTGGCTCGATCGGCGGGAAGCACCTGAGTTTCACCCCGCGGCTGGCCGAAGCGGCGTGGCTGGTGAGGCACCTGAAGCCGACCGCGATGATGGATCTCTCCGACGGAGTGGCGAAGGACCTGCCACGGCTGGCGAAAGCCAGCGGACTGGGCTTCACGCTGGATCGCACGGCCGTGCCGCGGACCAAGGGCTGTTCGGTGGAGCAGGCGCTCGGCGACGGCGAGGATTTCGAGCTGCTGCTGACCCTGCCCGCCCGGAAGTGGACGGCACGCGCCGCCGCGGCCTGGAAGGAAGCATTTCCAAAGCTGACGCTGACGGTGATCGGCAGGCTGGTGGAGGGGCAGGGGGAAGCTCTGGCGGGAGGATGGGACCATTTCGGCGCGGCAAAAGGCACGCCTCGGCCCTGA
- a CDS encoding beta-L-arabinofuranosidase domain-containing protein has translation MTTGVRWMIAVLGLARTAAVELPVMEVTGIPVADVRLLDGPFRDAQKRDLDYLLTLDPERLLSGMRAAAHLPPKAPLYGGWEKNGSGIVGHYLSACAWMFAATGDPRVKEKMDAVVRGMAECQQNAGNGGLASNAWEADRWYPGLAKGGTTFGNVVPWYVGHKTLAGLRDAWLTGGSEQAKDVLLRYADWCVEITAKMTDAQWAAMTMKEFGAPNEVFADLYALTRKPGYLALAKRFTKEPMLAALARDEGGAINGHHANTQIPLFVGYERVYQVTGETRWHDAARNFWEVVVNRQSFVIGGNSIWESFINPAEYDRKLTEACGPETCNTYNLLKLTKQLHELRPDARYGDYLERALFNHILSSIGPAPDNGFAYYTPVRPGHYKRYSLPFDSFWCCVGSGMENHGRYGAYLYSAAPDRLLVNLYIPSQVRWKERGVEIRQTTAFPADGVVNFAVKAEKPATFEFAVRCPGWSDAAKARLRVNGKDVPPTSQAHGYLGVKREWRDGDTFQVWFPVGPRIETSLGGGYEACFHEPLLLAAPLGTEGLEKKDFYADGSVPFIQLGRKDLDQAKVPAVARGSGTSVLKPDPKNPLRYTLQTTTGSVPLVPFYQVGLERYSVYFPVR, from the coding sequence ATGACGACAGGCGTACGGTGGATGATCGCGGTGCTGGGCCTCGCCCGGACCGCGGCGGTGGAGCTGCCCGTGATGGAGGTGACGGGCATCCCGGTGGCGGACGTGCGCCTGCTCGACGGACCCTTCCGCGACGCCCAGAAGCGGGATCTCGATTACCTGCTCACGCTCGATCCGGAGCGGCTGCTTTCCGGGATGCGGGCCGCGGCCCACCTGCCGCCGAAGGCCCCGCTCTACGGCGGCTGGGAAAAGAACGGTTCGGGCATCGTGGGCCACTACCTGAGCGCTTGCGCGTGGATGTTCGCCGCCACCGGCGACCCGCGGGTGAAGGAGAAAATGGACGCGGTGGTGCGGGGGATGGCGGAGTGCCAGCAGAACGCTGGCAACGGCGGGCTGGCGTCCAACGCATGGGAGGCGGACCGTTGGTATCCGGGACTGGCGAAGGGCGGCACGACCTTCGGAAACGTGGTGCCGTGGTACGTGGGCCACAAGACGCTGGCCGGGCTGCGCGATGCCTGGCTGACCGGCGGCAGCGAGCAGGCGAAGGACGTGCTGCTGCGCTACGCCGACTGGTGCGTGGAGATCACCGCGAAGATGACGGACGCGCAGTGGGCGGCGATGACGATGAAGGAATTCGGCGCGCCGAACGAGGTCTTCGCCGACCTTTACGCCCTCACCCGGAAGCCGGGGTATCTCGCGCTGGCGAAACGCTTCACCAAGGAGCCGATGCTCGCCGCGCTGGCCCGCGACGAGGGCGGCGCGATCAACGGCCACCACGCGAACACCCAGATCCCGCTCTTCGTGGGCTACGAGCGCGTTTACCAGGTCACCGGCGAAACCCGCTGGCACGACGCGGCGAGGAACTTCTGGGAGGTGGTCGTGAACCGCCAGAGCTTCGTGATCGGTGGCAACAGCATCTGGGAGTCCTTCATCAACCCGGCCGAGTACGACCGCAAGCTGACCGAGGCCTGCGGGCCGGAGACCTGCAACACCTACAACCTGCTGAAGCTGACGAAACAGCTCCACGAGCTGCGTCCGGACGCACGCTACGGGGACTATCTGGAGCGGGCGTTGTTCAACCACATCCTGTCGTCGATCGGACCGGCGCCGGACAACGGTTTCGCCTACTACACGCCAGTGCGGCCGGGGCACTACAAGCGCTACTCGCTGCCATTCGATTCCTTCTGGTGCTGCGTGGGCAGCGGCATGGAGAACCACGGTCGCTACGGGGCCTACCTCTACTCCGCCGCCCCGGACCGGCTGCTGGTGAACCTCTACATCCCCTCGCAGGTGCGCTGGAAGGAACGCGGGGTCGAGATCCGGCAAACCACGGCGTTTCCCGCGGACGGGGTGGTGAACTTCGCGGTGAAGGCGGAGAAGCCTGCGACCTTCGAGTTTGCCGTGCGTTGCCCGGGCTGGAGCGATGCGGCCAAGGCGCGGCTGCGGGTGAATGGCAAGGACGTGCCGCCCACCTCGCAGGCACACGGCTATCTCGGCGTGAAACGGGAATGGCGGGATGGCGACACGTTCCAGGTGTGGTTCCCGGTGGGACCGCGGATCGAAACCAGCCTCGGCGGCGGCTACGAGGCCTGCTTCCACGAACCGCTGCTGCTGGCCGCGCCGCTGGGCACGGAGGGGCTGGAGAAGAAGGATTTCTACGCGGACGGCAGCGTGCCGTTCATCCAGCTCGGCCGGAAGGATCTCGACCAGGCGAAGGTCCCGGCGGTCGCGCGCGGCAGCGGGACGTCGGTGTTGAAACCGGACCCGAAGAACCCGCTGCGCTACACCCTGCAAACGACCACCGGCAGCGTGCCGCTGGTGCCGTTTTACCAAGTCGGGCTGGAGCGTTACTCGGTCTATTTTCCGGTGAGGTGA
- a CDS encoding NUDIX domain-containing protein codes for MAHTYEYPRPALTVDCVVFGFDGEGLQLLLIRRGIEPFLGTWALPGGFVHMDEDLDAAARRELLEETGVRDLFLEQLYTFGTPERDPRGRVVSVAYLALVKPDEHPATGDTDAAEAKWFPVTELPALAFDHAAIVEKALERLRGKIRWQPVGFELLPEKFTLTDLQSLYEAILGRSLDKRNFRKKLLQFDFVVALDEHRSGRNRPARLHRFDRKQYEHLVRAGIHFEL; via the coding sequence GTGGCACACACTTACGAATATCCCCGCCCGGCGCTCACGGTGGACTGCGTGGTTTTCGGCTTCGATGGCGAGGGGCTGCAACTGCTGCTGATCCGCCGCGGCATCGAGCCCTTTCTCGGCACGTGGGCGCTGCCCGGGGGCTTCGTCCATATGGATGAGGATCTCGACGCGGCAGCGCGGCGCGAGCTGCTGGAAGAAACCGGCGTGCGGGACTTGTTCCTGGAACAGCTCTACACCTTCGGCACCCCGGAACGCGACCCGCGCGGACGGGTGGTGAGCGTGGCCTATCTGGCACTGGTGAAACCGGACGAGCACCCGGCCACCGGCGACACCGACGCGGCGGAGGCCAAATGGTTCCCCGTGACCGAGCTGCCCGCGTTGGCCTTCGACCATGCGGCGATCGTGGAAAAGGCACTGGAACGCCTGCGCGGAAAGATCCGCTGGCAGCCGGTGGGCTTCGAACTGCTGCCGGAGAAATTCACCCTCACCGACCTGCAATCGCTCTACGAAGCGATCCTCGGCCGCTCGCTCGACAAGCGGAACTTCCGCAAGAAGCTGCTGCAATTCGACTTCGTGGTGGCCCTCGACGAACACCGCTCGGGCCGCAACCGCCCGGCGCGCCTCCACCGTTTCGACCGCAAACAATACGAGCACCTCGTGCGCGCCGGCATTCACTTCGAACTTTGA
- a CDS encoding type II CAAX endopeptidase family protein encodes MDLTHSAAVFDLIAETTPAVVSPELILVFKGSFLAALVIIAVAIAVRSMLAKRDQELEPEAAPLPPQPWAPPSFPPLPPVAELNPSPYTPPLAPGMTQAELMTAVQTEAVMEESPVATPGVKTRHFHPLDLAAVGFFFLFFFAQAVAQAKMPTGGEVKYTPAALIAALVFQAGMAGGVLAIMFARVRPVALLGLRWPKWPWALLIGPAGVFTMWGILFGVQAAGYMKWAQSLGGTAQDTVELLKTSHDPVVLGLMAFIAVIVAPVCEEVIFRGYIYPVTKKFGGKWAAAVFTALVFGAAHGNLPALLPLFLLALGLIWLYEKTGSLWAPIAVHLCFNGATVLIQALVRYLDLKVDPGL; translated from the coding sequence ATGGACCTGACCCACTCTGCCGCCGTGTTCGACCTGATCGCCGAAACCACCCCCGCCGTTGTCAGCCCGGAATTGATCCTCGTCTTCAAGGGCAGCTTTCTGGCGGCGCTGGTGATCATCGCGGTGGCGATCGCGGTGCGATCCATGCTCGCCAAACGGGATCAGGAGCTGGAACCGGAGGCCGCCCCTTTGCCCCCGCAGCCCTGGGCCCCACCGTCATTCCCACCGCTGCCGCCGGTAGCGGAGCTCAATCCTTCGCCCTACACCCCGCCGCTGGCTCCTGGCATGACGCAGGCGGAACTGATGACCGCGGTGCAGACGGAGGCTGTGATGGAGGAGTCCCCGGTGGCCACGCCGGGCGTGAAAACGCGCCATTTCCACCCGCTGGACCTGGCGGCGGTGGGGTTCTTCTTCCTGTTCTTCTTCGCCCAAGCCGTGGCCCAAGCCAAGATGCCGACAGGCGGGGAGGTCAAATACACGCCCGCCGCCCTGATCGCCGCTCTGGTCTTCCAAGCCGGGATGGCCGGGGGCGTGCTGGCGATCATGTTCGCACGGGTGCGGCCGGTGGCGTTGCTGGGTCTGCGCTGGCCGAAGTGGCCGTGGGCGCTGCTGATCGGCCCGGCGGGGGTCTTCACCATGTGGGGGATCCTGTTCGGCGTGCAGGCCGCAGGCTACATGAAGTGGGCGCAGTCGCTCGGCGGCACGGCCCAGGACACGGTGGAGCTGCTCAAGACCAGCCACGATCCGGTGGTGCTGGGCCTGATGGCCTTCATCGCGGTGATCGTGGCCCCGGTGTGCGAGGAGGTCATTTTCCGCGGCTACATCTACCCGGTCACGAAGAAGTTCGGCGGCAAGTGGGCAGCGGCGGTGTTCACGGCGCTGGTCTTCGGTGCGGCCCACGGCAACCTGCCGGCGCTGCTGCCGCTGTTCCTCCTCGCGCTGGGGCTGATCTGGCTGTATGAGAAAACCGGCTCGCTATGGGCCCCGATCGCGGTGCACCTGTGCTTCAACGGGGCCACCGTGCTGATCCAGGCGCTGGTGCGCTACCTCGATCTCAAGGTGGACCCCGGGTTGTGA